A stretch of the Ptiloglossa arizonensis isolate GNS036 chromosome 1, iyPtiAriz1_principal, whole genome shotgun sequence genome encodes the following:
- the LOC143148827 gene encoding choline transporter-like protein 1 isoform X3 — translation MGCCGCSDEPSSKVEPTAPEDDVTPTRRSEQIFVTDRSCTDILALLALIAVVVGFGFLMSNAVKKGDIYRVINGYDDCGFVCGRVTKYQANPKSGCLNGDMTAARYLQMTVDSSGVKSRTCVSNCNDQVVFLNRCVSKQMSETTHSLIKKLGLDNFYKVCSYVFSKSRIQEASMDLTVAWVELVYLLLIALGISFAILIAFRYMVQWVIYIVLIGAILACIGGSAYLWFAWYKEKKGVAANQIPEEDSSQDAYFVYAILLSTVTVITLLIVLVMRKRIALVMQLFREAGKAVYSMPALLLQPVYTYLLIGLTVCGWVYFMLWIESAGNMYLNTKGHIHFRKDALLIAARWYNLFFFFVTCEFLLGCQHTLVACAVARWFFTRDKKRLSLAVVRGFGYLVRYHLGTVAFGALVIGIVRLIRAIISFVQNRLKRFDNDLVRGILWCCQCCLWCFECALKFLTRNAYIETAIYGCNFCTGGRKAFQALASNILRVAAINSVGDFVLFLGKVLVVTLTVVAGIYLVQKKEGLYHPWVPITVAGVFAFLVAHCFISIYEMVIDTIFICFCEDCEKNDGIGRPYFMSRGLMEFVENSKKALQHLDYQGSRSHS, via the exons ATGGGTTGCTGCGGCTGCTCGGACGAGCCCTCGTCCAAGGTGGAGCCCACG GCGCCGGAGGACGATGTCACACCTACGAGACGCTCCGAGCAGATTTTCGTCACCGATCGATCCTGCACGGACATCCTGGCACTGCTCGCACTGATCGCTGTCGTCGTCGGTTTC GGTTTTCTGATGAGCAACGCGGTGAAGAAGGGGGACATCTACCGGGTCATAAACGGCTACGATGACTGTGGATTCGTTTGCGGCCGTGTCACCAAATACCAGGCTAATCCCAAATCGGGTTGCTTGAACGGGGACATGACGGCGGCTAG GTATCTGCAGATGACCGTGGATTCGAGCGGAGTGAAGTCACGCACCTGCGTGTCCAACTGCAACGATCA GGTGGTATTCCTAAATCGCTGCGTGTCCAAACAGATGTCCGAGACGACCCACTCGCTGATCAAGAAACTCGGTTTGGATAATTTCTACAAGGTCTGTAGCTACGTTTTCAGTAAAAGTCGAATTCAA GAGGCTTCCATGGATTTGACCGTCGCCTGGGTAGAGCTGGTCTACTTGCTGCTGATTGCTTTAG GTATCTCGTTCGCTATCTTAATTGCCTTCCGGTATATGGTGCAGTGGGTCATTTACATTGTCTTAATCGGCGCTATTCTCGCCTGTATCGGTGGCTCGGCGTACCTCTG GTTCGCGTGGTACAAGGAAAAGAAGGGGGTGGCTGCGAACCAGATACCCGAGGAGGATTCGAGCCAAGATGCCTACTTCGTTTACGCGATCCTGTTGTCTACCGTTACC GTCATCACGCTTCTGATTGTCTTGGTAATGAGGAAAAGAATCGCCCTCGTGATGCAGCTGTTCCGCGAAGCGGGCAAGGCCGTGTACTCGATGCCCGCGCTGCTTCTGCAACCTGTATAC ACCTACTTGCTCATCGGTCTCACCGTCTGCGGCTGGGTTTACTTCATGCTTTGGATAGAGAGCGCCGGGAACATGTACTTGAATACCAAAGGTCATATCCACTTCAGGAAGGACGCACTTCTGATC GCGGCCAGGTGGTACAAtttgttcttctttttcgtgACCTGCGAGTTCCTACTGGGCTGTCAGCACACACTCGTCGCCTGCGCCGTGGCACGATGGTTCTTCACCAG GGACAAGAAGCGGCTCTCCCTGGCGGTTGTACGGGGCTTCGGTTATCTCGTGCGATATCACTTAGGCACCGTCGCGTTCGGCGCACTGGTTATTGGTATAGTTCGGCTCATAAGAGCGATAATTTCCTTCGTCCAAAATCGCCTGAAGCGGTTCGATAACGACCTTGTGCGGGGAATATTGTGGTGCTGTCAGTGTTGCCTCTGGTGTTTCGAGTGCGCGCTGAAATTCCTCACGAGAAACGCTTACATCGAAACAG CGATATACggatgcaacttctgcacgggAGGACGAAAAGCGTTCCAAGCGTTGGCGAGCAATATTTTAAGAGTCGCCGCCATTAACAGCGTCGGGGACTTCGTCCTATTTCTAGGAAAGGTTTTGGTCGTTACATTAACGGTCGTCGCCGGGATTTATCTGGTACAG AAAAAGGAAGGCCTCTATCATCCATGGGTGCCGATAACAGTGGCTGGAGTATTCGCTTTCTTGGTGGCGCACTGTTTCATCTCGATCTACGAG ATGGTCATAGACACCATATTCATTTGCTTCTGCGAGGACTGCGAGAAGAACGACGGAATCGGCAGGCCGTACTTCATGAGCCGTGGATTAATG GAATTCGTCGAGAATAGCAAGAAGGCGCTGCAGCATCTGGATTACCAGGGCAGCAGAAGTCACTCGTAA